A genomic region of Nymphaea colorata isolate Beijing-Zhang1983 chromosome 2, ASM883128v2, whole genome shotgun sequence contains the following coding sequences:
- the LOC116246775 gene encoding UDP-glucuronate 4-epimerase 6-like: MGSSSAAIDAGSKGAKLERYNTYLRRIGTTKMMATSSKLLFRTCLFIALLLVLFITLAPPTTTTDSSQHRRRRSLTSSSLRGGSPWEKHILASSTPRRPGGLSILVTGAAGFVGTHLSLALKKRGDGVLGLDNFNNYYEPSLKRSRQALLAKHGILIVEADINDGAILSQLLDTVSFSHVVHLAAQAGVRYAMQNPSSYVHSNIAGLVSLFEAVKSANPQPAVIWASSSSVYGLNTDNPFSEHHRTDRPASLYAATKKAGEEIAHTYNHIYGLSITGLRFFTVYGPWGRPDMAYFFFTKNILKRKAIDIFTSPDGRDVARDFTYIDDVVNGCIGAIVTAQKSTGSGGKKRGPAQLRIYNLGNTSPVSVQKLVSILEELLNLKAKKNLIKMPSNGDVPFTHANVSLAAADFGYRPTTDLATGLRKFVKWYMSYYGLQSKVKKGGSPDLLSQS, translated from the coding sequence atgggATCGTCCTCGGCGGCCATTGACGCGGGGAGCAAAGGTGCGAAGCTCGAGCGCTACAACACCTACCTCCGGCGGATCGGCACCACCAAGATGATGGCCACATCCTCCAAGCTCCTCTTCCGCACCTGCCTCTTCATTGCCCTCCTCCTCGTCCTCTTCATCACCCTCGCCcctcccaccaccaccaccgacTCCTCTCaacaccgccgccgccgctccctcacctcctcctcccttcGGGGCGGCTCCCCATGGGAGAAGCATATCCTTGCCTCCTCCACACCTCGCCGGCCCGGCGGCCTCTCCATCCTCGTCACCGGCGCCGCAGGCTTCGTCGGCACCCACCTCTCCCTTGCGCTCAAGAAGCGCGGCGACGGAGTCCTCGGCCTCGACAACTTCAACAACTACTACGAACCCTCCCTCAAGCGCTCTCGCCAGGCCCTCCTCGCCAAGCACGGGATCTTGATCGTCGAGGCTGACATCAACGACGGCGCGATCCTCTCCCAACTCCTCGACACCGTCTCCTTCTCCCACGTCGTCCACCTCGCTGCTCAGGCCGGCGTCCGCTACGCCATGCAGAACCCCTCCTCCTACGTCCACTCCAACATCGCCGGCCTCGTCTCCCTCTTCGAAGCCGTCAAGTCCGCCAACCCCCAGCCCGCCGTCATCTGggcctcttcttcctccgtctACGGCCTCAACACAGACAACCCCTTCTCCGAGCACCACCGCACCGACCGCCCCGCCAGCCTCTATGCCGCCACCAAGAAGGCCGGCGAGGAGATCGCCCACACCTACAACCACATCTACGGCCTCTCGATCACCGGTCTCCGTTTCTTCACCGTCTACGGCCCCTGGGGCCGCCCCGACATGGCCTActtcttcttcacaaagaaCATACTAAAACGCAAGGCCATCGACATCTTCACGAGTCCAGACGGCAGGGACGTAGCCAGAGACTTCACCTACATCGACGATGTGGTGAACGGCTGCATTGGTGCAATCGTCACCGCCCAGAAGAGCACCGGCAGCGGCGGGAAGAAGCGGGGCCCGGCGCAGCTGAGAATCTACAATCTCGGCAACACCTCCCCGGTGTCGGTACAGAAGCTCGTGTCCATACTGGAAGAATTGCTGAATTTGAAGGCCAAGAAGAACTTGATCAAGATGCCGAGCAACGGGGACGTGCCCTTCACTCACGCCAACGTGAGCTTGGCGGCGGCGGACTTCGGCTATAGGCCCACCACCGATCTTGCCACGGGGTTGAGGAAGTTCGTGAAGTGGTATATGAGCTACTATGGGCTTCAGAGCAAGGTGAAAAAAGGAGGGTCGCCGGATTTACTGTCACAGAGTTGA
- the LOC116248213 gene encoding glycine-rich RNA-binding protein 4, mitochondrial-like: MPSLGHEQDELGRPPSRYFQGAIYCTVAAFFTSLSLSQNLSKTLVCDSLLHSFVVVFLSLFKFEMAYLRSIGGFIKQSASRSGVPGGVNQMMSMLNAVRYASSTKLFIGGLSYGTDDQSLRDAFSGYGNVTEARVVTDRDTGRSKGFGFVNFDSDDSASSALSRMDGQELDGRNIRVSYANERPSGGFRGGGGFGGGYRGYGGGAGNDDFGRDSGKGF; encoded by the exons ATGCCCTCGCTAGGGCACGAACAAGATGAATTGGGACGCCCGCCTTCGAGATATTTTCAGGGTGCTATATATTGCACAGTAGCGGCATTCTTtacttctctctccctctctcaaaaCCTCTCCAAAACCCTAGTCTGCGATTCTCTGCTCCACTCCTTTGTAGTGGTATTCTTAAG TTTATTTAAGTTCGAAATGGCATATTTGAGAAGCATTGGAGGCTTTATAAAGCAAAGTGCATCCAGAAGTGGAGTTCCTGGTGGAGTAAATCAAATGATGTCTATGCTTAATGCAGTACGCTATGCATCATCTACAAAGCTATTCATTGGAG GACTGTCATATGGGACTGATGATCAATCTCTCAGGGATGCCTTCTCAGGTTATGGAAATGTTACTGAGG CTAGGGTTGTGACTGACAGAGACACTGGGAGGTCAAAGGGATTTGGCTTTGTGAATTTTGATAGTGATGACTCAGCAAGCAGTGCCTTATCTAGGATGGATGGTCAA GAATTAGATGGTCGGAACATACGTGTTAGTTATGCAAACGAACGTCCTAGTGGTGGTTTCCGTGGTGGTGGCGGCTTTGGTGGTGGTTATCGTGGTTATGGTGGTGGAGCAGGCAATGATGATTTTGGTAGAGATTCAGGGAAGGGATtctaa
- the LOC116249094 gene encoding uncharacterized protein LOC116249094 isoform X1: MKRGGGGDRVPATRGSRAYKGASPGGRRQSSRSPSGTIQAAGSDINCRKDGSPLNCTCHSKGHDGHAEQRFGLKTPRSGDVKETSSHSSPEGLLETASKIRSKNTNEREAYSGSPVSKNEDPFNFKEVMAATYCPSPESSSSAIHEPKHGTSSFSKDSKNDFLNTPPHFSPCNISPAYSTDGSGDQPFDICESTSQSSKKGGPVKLKPPLLATNKQRRKEEERSRLGLGLEDLRPGIICLRNYLTVAHQVKIVEECRELGKASGGFYQPSFSSGDKMHLHMMCLGKNWDPETSKYGDFRPHDGTKPPSIPDYFKGLVQKVLQVAQGHLKNDSELGLPAMNPDICIVNFYSKSGKLGLHQDKDETDESIRKGLPVVSFSVGDSATFLFGKDKDVEKAEECRLDSGDVLIFGGKSRLIFHGVPTIFPDTAPEQLIELTKLRPGRLNLTFRQY, translated from the exons ATGAAGAGGGGAGGAGGCGGAGATCGAGTTCCGGCGACGCGTGGCTCTCGCGCTTATAAGGGAGCGTCTCCCGGTGGGCGGAGGCAATCCTCTCGATCGCCTTCAGGAACG ATCCAAGCTGCAGGCTCCGACATCAATTGCCGTAAGGATGGCTCTCCACTCAATTGTACTTGTCACAGCAAGGGGCACGATGGCCACGCAGAGCAGCGGTTTGGGTTAAAAACGCCACGCAGTGGAGATGTAAAGGAAACATCATCACATTCGTCCCCTGAGGGCTTGTTAGAAACAGCCAGCAAAATTAGAAGTAAGAATACTAATGAAAGGGAGGCATATTCAGGTTCACCTGTCAGCAAGAATGAAGACCCTTTTAATTTTAAAGAAGTAATGGCCGCGACATATTGTCCTTCCCCTGAGAGCTCATCGAGCGCCATCCATGAACCTAAACATGGAACCAGCTCCTTTTCTAAGGACTCTAAAAACGACTTCTTGAACACTCCTCCCCATTTCTCACCATGTAACATCAGTCCAGCCTATTCAACAGATGGTTCTGGAGATCAACCATTTGACATATGTGAGTCTACTTCTCAATCGTCTAAGAAAGGTGGCCCCGTGAAGCTGAAGCCTCCTCTTCTTgcaacaaacaaacaaagaagaaaagaagaagagcgtAGTCGACTTGGTCTAGGTTTGGAAGATCTTAGACCTGGAATAATTTGTTTGAGGAATTATCTTACTGTTGCTCATCAG GTTAAAATTGTAGAGGAATGCCGTGAACTTGGAAAGGCGTCGGGTGGCTTTTACCAACCAAGTTTCAGCAGCGGAGATAAAATGCACCTCCACATGATGTGTCTTGGCAAGAACTGGGATCCAGAGACATCGAAATATGGGGACTTCCGTCCTCATGATGGTACTAAACCACCCTCCATTCCTGATTATTTCAAGGGGCTGGTTCAAAAAGTGCTTCAAGTCGCTCAAGGACATCTGAAAAATGATTCAGAACTTGGGCTGCCGGCAATGAACCCTGATATTTGCATTGTCAATTTCTATTCCAAGAGTGGAAAACTAGGTCTCCATCAG GACAAAGATGAAACCGATGAAAGTATAAGAAAAGGATTGCCTGTGGTCTCATTTTCTGTAGGCGACTCAGCAACATTCCTATTTGGGAAGGACAAAGATGTAGAGAAGGCCGAGGAATGCAGATTAGATTCTGGTGATGTGTTGATATTTGGTGGCAAGTCTAGGCTAATATTCCATGGGGTCCCAACCATTTTCCCAGATACAGCTCCCGAACAGCTGATCGAGCTCACAAAGTTGCGGCCTGGGCGACTCAACCTTACTTTCAGACAGTATTAG
- the LOC116249094 gene encoding uncharacterized protein LOC116249094 isoform X2, translating to MQLSTWPGIQAAGSDINCRKDGSPLNCTCHSKGHDGHAEQRFGLKTPRSGDVKETSSHSSPEGLLETASKIRSKNTNEREAYSGSPVSKNEDPFNFKEVMAATYCPSPESSSSAIHEPKHGTSSFSKDSKNDFLNTPPHFSPCNISPAYSTDGSGDQPFDICESTSQSSKKGGPVKLKPPLLATNKQRRKEEERSRLGLGLEDLRPGIICLRNYLTVAHQVKIVEECRELGKASGGFYQPSFSSGDKMHLHMMCLGKNWDPETSKYGDFRPHDGTKPPSIPDYFKGLVQKVLQVAQGHLKNDSELGLPAMNPDICIVNFYSKSGKLGLHQDKDETDESIRKGLPVVSFSVGDSATFLFGKDKDVEKAEECRLDSGDVLIFGGKSRLIFHGVPTIFPDTAPEQLIELTKLRPGRLNLTFRQY from the exons ATGCAGCTCAGCACCTGGCCTGGG ATCCAAGCTGCAGGCTCCGACATCAATTGCCGTAAGGATGGCTCTCCACTCAATTGTACTTGTCACAGCAAGGGGCACGATGGCCACGCAGAGCAGCGGTTTGGGTTAAAAACGCCACGCAGTGGAGATGTAAAGGAAACATCATCACATTCGTCCCCTGAGGGCTTGTTAGAAACAGCCAGCAAAATTAGAAGTAAGAATACTAATGAAAGGGAGGCATATTCAGGTTCACCTGTCAGCAAGAATGAAGACCCTTTTAATTTTAAAGAAGTAATGGCCGCGACATATTGTCCTTCCCCTGAGAGCTCATCGAGCGCCATCCATGAACCTAAACATGGAACCAGCTCCTTTTCTAAGGACTCTAAAAACGACTTCTTGAACACTCCTCCCCATTTCTCACCATGTAACATCAGTCCAGCCTATTCAACAGATGGTTCTGGAGATCAACCATTTGACATATGTGAGTCTACTTCTCAATCGTCTAAGAAAGGTGGCCCCGTGAAGCTGAAGCCTCCTCTTCTTgcaacaaacaaacaaagaagaaaagaagaagagcgtAGTCGACTTGGTCTAGGTTTGGAAGATCTTAGACCTGGAATAATTTGTTTGAGGAATTATCTTACTGTTGCTCATCAG GTTAAAATTGTAGAGGAATGCCGTGAACTTGGAAAGGCGTCGGGTGGCTTTTACCAACCAAGTTTCAGCAGCGGAGATAAAATGCACCTCCACATGATGTGTCTTGGCAAGAACTGGGATCCAGAGACATCGAAATATGGGGACTTCCGTCCTCATGATGGTACTAAACCACCCTCCATTCCTGATTATTTCAAGGGGCTGGTTCAAAAAGTGCTTCAAGTCGCTCAAGGACATCTGAAAAATGATTCAGAACTTGGGCTGCCGGCAATGAACCCTGATATTTGCATTGTCAATTTCTATTCCAAGAGTGGAAAACTAGGTCTCCATCAG GACAAAGATGAAACCGATGAAAGTATAAGAAAAGGATTGCCTGTGGTCTCATTTTCTGTAGGCGACTCAGCAACATTCCTATTTGGGAAGGACAAAGATGTAGAGAAGGCCGAGGAATGCAGATTAGATTCTGGTGATGTGTTGATATTTGGTGGCAAGTCTAGGCTAATATTCCATGGGGTCCCAACCATTTTCCCAGATACAGCTCCCGAACAGCTGATCGAGCTCACAAAGTTGCGGCCTGGGCGACTCAACCTTACTTTCAGACAGTATTAG
- the LOC116249094 gene encoding uncharacterized protein LOC116249094 isoform X3, whose translation MKRGGGGDRVPATRGSRAYKGASPGGRRQSSRSPSGTIQAAGSDINCRKDGSPLNCTCHSKGHDGHAEQRFGLKTPRSGDVKETSSHSSPEGLLETASKIRSKNTNEREAYSGSPVSKNEDPFNFKEVMAATYCPSPESSSSAIHEPKHGTSSFSKDSKNDFLNTPPHFSPCNISPAYSTDGSGDQPFDICESTSQSSKKGGPVKLKPPLLATNKQRRKEEERSRLGLGLEDLRPGIICLRNYLTVAHQVKIVEECRELGKASGGFYQPSFSSGDKMHLHMMCLGKNWDPETSKYGDFRPHDGTKPPSIPDYFKGLVQKVLQVAQGHLKNDSELGLPAMNPDICIVNFYSKSGKLGLHQATQQHSYLGRTKM comes from the exons ATGAAGAGGGGAGGAGGCGGAGATCGAGTTCCGGCGACGCGTGGCTCTCGCGCTTATAAGGGAGCGTCTCCCGGTGGGCGGAGGCAATCCTCTCGATCGCCTTCAGGAACG ATCCAAGCTGCAGGCTCCGACATCAATTGCCGTAAGGATGGCTCTCCACTCAATTGTACTTGTCACAGCAAGGGGCACGATGGCCACGCAGAGCAGCGGTTTGGGTTAAAAACGCCACGCAGTGGAGATGTAAAGGAAACATCATCACATTCGTCCCCTGAGGGCTTGTTAGAAACAGCCAGCAAAATTAGAAGTAAGAATACTAATGAAAGGGAGGCATATTCAGGTTCACCTGTCAGCAAGAATGAAGACCCTTTTAATTTTAAAGAAGTAATGGCCGCGACATATTGTCCTTCCCCTGAGAGCTCATCGAGCGCCATCCATGAACCTAAACATGGAACCAGCTCCTTTTCTAAGGACTCTAAAAACGACTTCTTGAACACTCCTCCCCATTTCTCACCATGTAACATCAGTCCAGCCTATTCAACAGATGGTTCTGGAGATCAACCATTTGACATATGTGAGTCTACTTCTCAATCGTCTAAGAAAGGTGGCCCCGTGAAGCTGAAGCCTCCTCTTCTTgcaacaaacaaacaaagaagaaaagaagaagagcgtAGTCGACTTGGTCTAGGTTTGGAAGATCTTAGACCTGGAATAATTTGTTTGAGGAATTATCTTACTGTTGCTCATCAG GTTAAAATTGTAGAGGAATGCCGTGAACTTGGAAAGGCGTCGGGTGGCTTTTACCAACCAAGTTTCAGCAGCGGAGATAAAATGCACCTCCACATGATGTGTCTTGGCAAGAACTGGGATCCAGAGACATCGAAATATGGGGACTTCCGTCCTCATGATGGTACTAAACCACCCTCCATTCCTGATTATTTCAAGGGGCTGGTTCAAAAAGTGCTTCAAGTCGCTCAAGGACATCTGAAAAATGATTCAGAACTTGGGCTGCCGGCAATGAACCCTGATATTTGCATTGTCAATTTCTATTCCAAGAGTGGAAAACTAGGTCTCCATCAG GCGACTCAGCAACATTCCTATTTGGGAAGGACAAAGATGTAG